DNA from Pelagibacterium nitratireducens:
CCTTTGTTTTGTCGCGTGTCCGAACCGCAAAACCGTTTCCACTTTTGCTGGACACGCTCTAAAGCATGCCGGGTGGTCACGGCTTTGTCTTGACCGCCCGGCGCATGACCTCGTCTCGGATGCTCCTGCAGTCTTCGGGCGAGAGCTTGGCAATCTCGCGGCCCAGAACATTTGTCAATTCGGTCGCCTCGGGCACCATGCCGGCGGTATCGATGGCCATTTTGGGGTCGGAGATTTCCGCCAGGCGCTGGATTTCCTCGGCCTCGTCCCAGATCACGTTGAAATAGGCGATCATGCGCTGCACCAGAAACCAGGTGGGCTTGCCGCGCTTGCCGTGTTCGAGGGCCGAAAGATAGGCGCTCGACACATTGAGGGCTT
Protein-coding regions in this window:
- a CDS encoding helix-turn-helix transcriptional regulator, translating into MTPLGAKLRKLRADRGIALKDMAKALNVSSAYLSALEHGKRGKPTWFLVQRMIAYFNVIWDEAEEIQRLAEISDPKMAIDTAGMVPEATELTNVLGREIAKLSPEDCRSIRDEVMRRAVKTKP